In the genome of Streptomyces globosus, one region contains:
- the pabB gene encoding aminodeoxychorismate synthase component I: protein MRTLLVDNYDSFTYNLFHYLAEVNGREPEVVRNDDPDWKIAQLDAFDNVVVSPGPGTPRRASDFGICTELVHRSHLPLLGICLGHQGIGHVHGATVDRAPEPRHGRTSPVLHDGTGLFAGLPSPLEVVRYHSLTVTGLPDALEATAWTPDGILMGLRHRTRPQWGVQFHPESICSQYGMQLLANFAGLTRAHQAAQGPARRSPARRPVRGAAAPAVPAAPAVPAVPAPPAAAPAPAPVRRLRVAAHRLPTRWDPETVYDRLFRGNDHAYWLDSSLPGGDRGRFSAMGDATGPLARTASADVWSRTVTVGSAGGGSRLVAAPFLEWIDSDLRSLHTEVPELPFDFALGWVGYLGYELKAECGGDLVHRSPVADATMVFADRAVVFDHAEHTTYLLALAEDGVPGSAAAADGWLADTAARLARLAGYKLPPPRPQEGGGEIRLRHDRGSYLHLIDRCLEEIAAGESYEVCLTNMAEADTSLDPWAAYRTLRRTSPAPFAALLQFGGLSVLSTSPERFLRVGPDGLIESSPIKGTRPRGATPQEEAALIADLLGDEKDRSENLMIVDLVRNDLGRCAVPGTVEAEELFRVESYATVHQLVSTVRARLRPGLTAVDCVRAAFPGGSMTGAPKIRTMQIIDRLEAGPRGVYSGAIGYFSLTGAADLSIVIRTATVTAGTVSYGVGGAVVALSDPDAEYEETAVKAAPLLALTKTRFPERQPARIPS, encoded by the coding sequence GTGCGTACGCTTCTTGTCGACAATTACGACTCGTTTACGTATAACCTCTTCCACTATCTGGCCGAGGTGAATGGCCGGGAGCCGGAAGTAGTCCGAAATGACGACCCGGACTGGAAGATCGCACAACTGGACGCGTTCGACAACGTCGTGGTGTCACCCGGTCCCGGAACGCCCCGCCGCGCGTCCGACTTCGGGATCTGCACCGAGCTCGTGCACCGCTCCCACCTGCCGCTCCTCGGGATCTGCCTCGGCCACCAGGGCATCGGCCACGTCCACGGCGCGACGGTCGACCGGGCGCCCGAGCCCCGCCACGGCCGCACCTCGCCCGTCCTGCACGACGGCACGGGCCTGTTCGCCGGCCTGCCCTCGCCGCTGGAGGTGGTCCGCTACCACTCGCTCACGGTGACCGGGCTGCCGGACGCCCTGGAGGCCACCGCCTGGACGCCCGACGGCATCCTGATGGGCCTGCGGCACCGCACCCGGCCGCAGTGGGGCGTGCAGTTCCACCCCGAGTCGATTTGCAGTCAGTACGGGATGCAGCTGCTTGCAAACTTCGCAGGGCTGACCCGCGCGCACCAGGCTGCCCAGGGGCCCGCCCGCCGCTCCCCGGCCCGCCGCCCTGTCCGCGGCGCCGCCGCCCCGGCCGTCCCCGCCGCCCCGGCCGTCCCCGCGGTCCCGGCGCCCCCGGCCGCGGCACCGGCCCCCGCCCCGGTGCGCAGGCTGCGGGTCGCCGCGCACCGCCTGCCCACCCGCTGGGACCCCGAGACCGTCTACGACCGGCTCTTCCGCGGCAACGACCACGCCTACTGGCTGGACAGCAGCCTGCCCGGCGGCGACCGCGGCCGGTTCTCGGCCATGGGCGACGCCACCGGCCCGCTGGCCCGCACCGCCTCCGCCGACGTGTGGAGCAGGACCGTCACCGTCGGCTCGGCCGGGGGCGGCAGCCGGCTCGTCGCCGCGCCCTTCCTGGAGTGGATCGACAGCGACCTGCGCTCCCTGCACACCGAGGTGCCCGAGCTGCCCTTCGACTTCGCCCTCGGCTGGGTCGGCTACCTCGGCTACGAGCTGAAGGCCGAGTGCGGCGGCGACCTGGTGCACCGCTCGCCCGTCGCCGACGCCACCATGGTCTTCGCCGACCGCGCCGTCGTCTTCGACCACGCCGAGCACACCACGTACCTGCTCGCCCTCGCCGAGGACGGCGTCCCGGGCTCCGCCGCCGCGGCCGACGGGTGGCTGGCCGACACCGCCGCCCGGCTCGCCCGGCTCGCCGGGTACAAGCTGCCGCCGCCCCGCCCGCAGGAGGGCGGCGGGGAGATACGGCTGCGCCACGACCGCGGCTCCTACCTGCACCTGATCGACCGCTGCCTGGAGGAGATCGCGGCCGGCGAGAGCTACGAGGTCTGCCTCACCAACATGGCCGAGGCCGACACCTCCCTCGACCCCTGGGCGGCGTACCGCACCCTGCGCCGCACCAGCCCGGCGCCCTTCGCCGCGCTCCTGCAGTTCGGCGGGCTCTCCGTCCTCAGCACCTCGCCGGAGCGCTTCCTGCGGGTCGGCCCCGACGGCCTGATCGAGTCCTCGCCGATCAAGGGCACCCGGCCGCGCGGCGCCACCCCGCAGGAGGAGGCCGCCCTCATCGCCGACCTCCTGGGCGACGAGAAGGACCGCTCCGAGAACCTCATGATCGTCGACCTGGTCCGCAACGACCTGGGCCGCTGCGCCGTCCCGGGCACCGTCGAGGCCGAGGAGCTCTTCCGCGTCGAGAGCTACGCCACCGTCCACCAGCTGGTGAGCACCGTACGGGCGCGGCTGCGCCCCGGGCTGACGGCCGTGGACTGCGTGCGCGCCGCCTTCCCCGGCGGGTCGATGACCGGCGCCCCGAAGATCCGCACCATGCAGATCATCGACCGGCTGGAGGCCGGTCCGCGCGGGGTGTACTCCGGGGCCATCGGCTACTTCTCGCTCACCGGCGCCGCGGACCTCAGCATCGTCATCCGCACCGCCACCGTCACCGCCGGCACGGTGTCCTACGGGGTCGGAGGCGCGGTCGTCGCCCTGTCCGACCCGGACGCCGAGTACGAGGAGACCGCCGTCAAGGCTGCTCCGCTGCTGGCCCTGACGAAGACCCGCTTCCCGGAGAGGCAGCCGGCACGGATCCCCTCCTGA
- a CDS encoding transaldolase family protein: MQDPAEFDTGIRYPVLGGHFHNACAPAGTSPAQAARACDALLPVFGDSGGTAGLVSVPVPDRRAGGGTALVAAARTVHEKVGRRNAVVRLPASPDGIRALADLLAEGIGVHASLVFSGGRCAEVLDAYVAGLERALAAGRPLGAAPLVVSFPVGRFDREVGARLDALGVPADAEVRGAAGLAVARRMYRVREERLSGDWWRVLRANGALQPRLLWGPGADGGVGALVGWNTALALSVETLEAAALAPALTGDTLLNADAEAACALRALERLGVSVPDVAAVLEAAELHRLRHGRPVRRGSVPAASPGSGSSSGPAAEQP; this comes from the coding sequence GTGCAGGACCCCGCGGAGTTCGACACCGGCATCCGGTATCCGGTACTGGGCGGCCACTTCCACAACGCCTGCGCGCCTGCGGGCACGTCGCCCGCGCAGGCCGCGCGCGCCTGTGACGCCCTGCTGCCGGTGTTCGGGGACAGCGGCGGCACCGCCGGACTCGTCTCCGTGCCCGTGCCGGACCGCCGGGCCGGCGGCGGGACCGCGCTGGTCGCGGCCGCGCGCACGGTGCACGAGAAGGTCGGCCGCCGCAACGCGGTGGTGCGCCTGCCCGCGAGCCCGGACGGGATCCGGGCACTCGCCGACCTGCTCGCGGAGGGCATCGGCGTACACGCCTCGCTCGTGTTCTCCGGCGGGCGGTGCGCGGAGGTGCTCGACGCCTACGTGGCCGGCCTGGAGCGGGCACTGGCCGCGGGCCGGCCGCTCGGCGCCGCGCCGCTGGTGGTCTCGTTCCCCGTGGGCCGCTTCGACCGCGAGGTCGGGGCCCGGCTCGACGCCCTGGGCGTGCCGGCCGACGCCGAGGTGCGCGGCGCCGCGGGCCTCGCGGTCGCGCGCCGCATGTACCGGGTGCGCGAGGAGCGGCTGTCGGGCGACTGGTGGCGCGTACTGCGCGCCAACGGGGCCCTCCAGCCGCGGCTGCTGTGGGGGCCCGGTGCGGACGGCGGCGTGGGCGCGCTCGTCGGGTGGAACACGGCGCTCGCGCTGTCCGTGGAGACGCTGGAGGCCGCCGCCCTGGCCCCGGCGCTCACCGGGGACACGCTGCTGAACGCGGACGCCGAGGCCGCGTGCGCCCTGCGCGCCCTGGAGCGGCTGGGGGTCAGCGTCCCCGACGTGGCGGCCGTGCTGGAGGCGGCGGAGCTGCACCGACTCCGGCACGGCCGGCCGGTCAGGAGGGGATCCGTGCCGGCTGCCTCTCCGGGAAGCGGGTCTTCGTCAGGGCCAGCAGCGGAGCAGCCTTGA
- a CDS encoding 3-deoxy-7-phosphoheptulonate synthase encodes MHGVARWKSLPAGQQPVWPDEEALENARAELAGSPALVRREDVDALRTLLAAAARGELQIVQGGDCAEDPAECTPGYVARKAALLDVLAGVMKARSLKPVIRVGRLAGQFGKPRSNPVETVAGVELPVYRGHMVNSPEPDPELRRPDPQRLVAGYRAAAGAMAVLGWHGGGRPSAAEAPVWTSHEALLLDYEGPMVRTQDDGSQLLTSTHWPWMGERTRELDGAHVAFFASIANPVATKVGPSMEPEALVELCGRLDPGREPGRLTLISRMGQGKAAERLPALVRAVRAAGHPVLWMCDPMHGNTVSAPGGVKTRFVETVVREVEEFQKAVVENGGVAAGLHLETTPDQVHECVADEYHVDELGEKYTSFCDPRLNSDQAVEVVSAWRG; translated from the coding sequence ATGCACGGTGTTGCACGCTGGAAATCATTGCCCGCGGGCCAGCAGCCCGTATGGCCGGACGAAGAGGCCCTGGAGAACGCCAGGGCCGAGCTCGCGGGCTCGCCCGCGCTGGTACGCCGTGAGGACGTCGACGCCCTGCGCACCCTGCTCGCCGCGGCGGCCAGGGGCGAACTGCAGATCGTGCAGGGCGGTGACTGCGCCGAGGACCCGGCCGAGTGCACCCCCGGCTACGTGGCCCGCAAGGCGGCGCTCCTGGACGTGCTGGCCGGCGTGATGAAGGCCCGCTCGCTCAAGCCCGTCATACGCGTCGGCCGGCTCGCCGGCCAGTTCGGCAAGCCCCGCTCGAACCCCGTCGAGACCGTCGCCGGCGTCGAGCTGCCGGTGTACCGCGGGCACATGGTCAACAGCCCGGAGCCCGACCCCGAGCTGCGCCGGCCCGACCCGCAGCGGCTGGTCGCGGGGTACCGGGCGGCGGCCGGCGCCATGGCCGTCCTCGGCTGGCACGGCGGGGGCCGCCCGTCGGCGGCGGAGGCCCCGGTGTGGACCAGCCACGAGGCCCTGCTGCTCGACTACGAGGGCCCCATGGTCCGCACCCAGGACGACGGATCGCAGCTGCTGACCTCCACCCACTGGCCGTGGATGGGTGAGCGGACCCGCGAGCTGGACGGCGCGCACGTCGCGTTCTTCGCGTCCATCGCCAACCCGGTCGCGACGAAGGTCGGACCCTCCATGGAGCCCGAGGCCCTCGTGGAGCTCTGCGGGAGGCTCGACCCGGGGCGGGAGCCGGGCCGGCTCACGCTGATCTCCCGGATGGGCCAGGGCAAGGCGGCCGAGAGGCTGCCGGCGCTGGTGCGCGCCGTCCGCGCCGCGGGCCACCCCGTGCTGTGGATGTGCGACCCGATGCACGGCAACACCGTCAGCGCGCCCGGCGGGGTCAAGACCCGTTTCGTCGAAACCGTGGTGCGCGAGGTCGAGGAATTCCAGAAGGCCGTCGTGGAAAACGGCGGAGTCGCCGCCGGGCTCCACCTGGAGACGACCCCCGACCAGGTGCACGAATGCGTCGCCGACGAATACCACGTGGACGAGCTGGGAGAGAAGTACACCTCGTTCTGCGACCCGCGCCTCAATTCCGACCAGGCCGTCGAGGTCGTCTCGGCCTGGCGCGGCTGA
- a CDS encoding 2,3-dihydro-2,3-dihydroxybenzoate dehydrogenase produces MEGKIALVTGAAGGIGEAIVRALASRDVRVVAVDRDADRLRKVAKAVEEDTGGRVEPFPADVTASADVEALVDDVETLVGPLDFLVNAAGVLRLAEARKLTDQEWSTTFAVNTTGVFFVSRAVVNRMVPRRRGAIVTIASNAAGTARTEMSAYAASKAAATMFTKCLGLEVAKFGIRANLVAPGSTDTPMLNSMWQDESSARASIDGVPDAYRVGIPLGKLARPEDVAEAVVFLLSDKASHITMHDLTVDGGAALGV; encoded by the coding sequence ATGGAAGGAAAGATCGCTCTCGTCACCGGTGCGGCCGGCGGCATAGGCGAGGCCATCGTCCGCGCCCTGGCCTCCCGGGACGTGCGGGTGGTGGCGGTCGACCGGGACGCCGACCGCCTGCGGAAGGTGGCGAAGGCCGTCGAGGAGGACACCGGCGGCCGTGTCGAGCCGTTCCCCGCGGACGTCACCGCCAGCGCCGACGTCGAGGCCCTCGTCGACGACGTCGAGACGCTGGTGGGCCCGCTCGACTTCCTCGTCAACGCCGCCGGCGTGCTCCGGCTCGCCGAGGCGCGCAAGCTGACCGACCAGGAGTGGAGCACGACGTTCGCGGTCAACACCACGGGGGTCTTCTTCGTCTCCCGGGCCGTCGTCAACCGGATGGTGCCGCGGCGCCGGGGCGCCATCGTCACCATCGCCTCCAACGCGGCGGGCACCGCCCGCACCGAGATGTCCGCCTACGCCGCCTCCAAGGCGGCCGCGACCATGTTCACCAAGTGCCTGGGCCTGGAGGTCGCCAAGTTCGGGATCCGCGCGAACCTGGTCGCCCCCGGCTCCACGGACACCCCGATGCTCAACTCGATGTGGCAGGACGAGAGCAGCGCGCGGGCCTCCATCGACGGGGTACCGGACGCGTACCGCGTCGGCATCCCGCTGGGGAAGCTGGCGCGCCCCGAGGACGTCGCCGAGGCGGTCGTCTTCCTGCTCTCCGACAAGGCGTCCCACATCACCATGCACGACCTCACCGTGGACGGCGGTGCGGCGCTCGGTGTCTGA
- a CDS encoding isochorismatase family protein: MAGIPAISPYPMPSAADLPASAVDWEVDPDRAVLLVHDLQKYFLAAFPQGEQPVVDLAANAGELRSRAADLGIPVAYTAQPGGMTPAERGLLKDFWGPGMRPSEDHRRVVDPVAPAPGDWMLTKWRYSAFFKTDLLERMRASGRDQLIICGVYAHVGVLMTAVDAFTNDIQPFLVADAVADFSWEEHRMALEYAAGRCARLTTTKELLTALPDRVAAYAGRETA, encoded by the coding sequence ATGGCAGGGATACCTGCGATCAGCCCGTACCCGATGCCGTCGGCGGCCGACCTGCCGGCCTCGGCCGTCGACTGGGAGGTCGACCCCGACCGCGCCGTCCTGCTGGTGCACGACCTCCAGAAGTACTTCCTGGCCGCGTTCCCGCAGGGCGAGCAGCCCGTCGTGGACCTGGCCGCCAACGCCGGGGAGCTGCGCAGCCGCGCCGCCGACCTCGGCATCCCCGTCGCCTACACCGCCCAGCCGGGCGGCATGACGCCCGCGGAGCGCGGCCTGCTGAAGGACTTCTGGGGTCCGGGCATGCGGCCGAGCGAGGACCACCGCCGGGTCGTCGACCCGGTGGCGCCCGCCCCGGGCGACTGGATGCTCACCAAGTGGCGCTACAGCGCCTTCTTCAAGACGGACCTGCTGGAGCGGATGCGGGCGTCCGGCCGCGACCAGCTGATCATCTGCGGGGTGTACGCCCACGTCGGCGTGCTGATGACCGCGGTCGACGCGTTCACCAACGACATCCAGCCGTTCCTCGTCGCCGACGCCGTCGCCGACTTCTCCTGGGAGGAGCACCGGATGGCCCTGGAGTACGCCGCCGGCCGCTGCGCCCGCCTCACCACGACCAAGGAGCTCCTGACGGCCCTGCCCGACCGGGTGGCCGCGTACGCCGGAAGGGAAACCGCATGA
- a CDS encoding anthranilate synthase family protein — protein MTEDLLDRILAPRPPAFALVHRPETTLGRTVDLFTGQFTEAAALADIPLGDVAEGAGTRQDVLALVPYRQLAERGFEAPDDGAPLLAMAIAEQAQVPLADILERIPDDPVQLVPGGDFDIDDDTYAETVRRVIRDEIGTGEGANFVMKRSFVADIGDYSVPAALRIFRRLLERETGAYWTFIVHTGDRTLVGASPERHVSVSGGRAVMNPISGTYRFPASGPELPGVMDFLADRKEADELYMVVDEELKMMARICESGGRVVGPYLKEMARLAHTEYFIEGRTTRDPRDILHETLFAPTVTGSPLESAGRVIKRYEPQGRGYYSGVLALIGQDERSERTLDSAILIRTADIDAAGRMSIGVGATLVRHSDPLSEVAETRAKASGLLAAFEQPGPRRFGDHPEVREALSRRNATIAGFWLDDDSARARPVPLLVGRKVLVVDAEDTFTAMIEHQLRAMEADVTVTRFDEPYSFAPYDLVVMGPGPGDPRDAHHPKIAHLRAAVDTLLAEHRPFLAVCLSHQVLSTRLGFPLRRREQPNQGVQREIELFGRRERVGFYNTFAAQSAADTVEVPGIGTVEVCREAETGEVHALRGPGFRSMQFHAESVLTEDGVRIVADALSGLLSEQLV, from the coding sequence ATGACCGAGGACCTGCTGGACCGGATCCTGGCGCCCCGGCCGCCGGCCTTCGCGCTGGTCCACCGCCCCGAGACCACCCTCGGCCGCACCGTCGACCTGTTCACGGGCCAGTTCACCGAGGCCGCGGCCCTCGCCGACATCCCCCTCGGGGATGTCGCGGAGGGCGCCGGCACCCGCCAGGACGTCCTCGCCCTGGTCCCCTACCGCCAGCTCGCAGAGCGCGGCTTCGAGGCGCCCGACGACGGCGCCCCGCTGCTCGCCATGGCGATCGCCGAGCAGGCTCAGGTGCCGCTCGCCGACATCCTGGAGCGCATCCCGGACGATCCGGTGCAGCTGGTGCCCGGCGGCGACTTCGACATCGACGACGACACCTATGCCGAAACGGTTCGCCGCGTCATCAGGGACGAGATCGGCACCGGCGAGGGCGCGAACTTCGTGATGAAGCGCTCCTTCGTCGCCGACATCGGCGACTACTCCGTCCCCGCCGCCCTGCGGATCTTCCGCAGGCTGCTGGAGCGCGAGACCGGCGCGTACTGGACGTTCATCGTCCACACCGGCGACCGCACGCTCGTCGGGGCCTCCCCCGAGCGCCACGTCAGCGTCAGCGGCGGCCGCGCGGTGATGAACCCGATCAGCGGCACCTACCGGTTCCCGGCCTCCGGCCCGGAGCTGCCCGGTGTCATGGACTTCCTCGCCGACCGGAAGGAGGCCGACGAGCTGTACATGGTCGTCGACGAGGAACTGAAGATGATGGCCCGCATCTGCGAGTCCGGCGGCCGGGTCGTCGGCCCCTACCTCAAGGAGATGGCCCGCCTCGCGCACACCGAGTACTTCATCGAGGGCCGCACCACCCGCGACCCGCGCGACATCCTGCACGAGACCCTGTTCGCCCCGACCGTCACAGGCTCCCCGCTGGAGAGCGCGGGCCGCGTCATCAAGCGGTACGAGCCGCAGGGCCGCGGCTACTACAGCGGCGTCCTCGCCCTCATCGGGCAGGACGAGCGCAGCGAGCGCACCCTCGACTCGGCGATCCTCATCCGCACCGCCGACATCGACGCGGCGGGCCGGATGAGCATCGGCGTCGGCGCGACCCTCGTGCGCCACTCGGACCCCCTGTCCGAGGTCGCCGAGACCCGCGCCAAGGCGTCCGGGCTGCTCGCCGCGTTCGAGCAGCCGGGGCCGCGCCGCTTCGGCGACCACCCGGAGGTCCGGGAGGCCCTGAGCCGGCGCAACGCGACCATCGCCGGCTTCTGGCTGGACGACGACTCCGCCCGGGCCCGGCCGGTGCCGCTGCTGGTGGGCCGCAAGGTCCTCGTGGTCGACGCGGAGGACACCTTCACCGCGATGATCGAGCACCAGCTGCGCGCCATGGAGGCCGACGTCACGGTCACCCGCTTCGACGAGCCGTACAGCTTCGCCCCGTACGACCTCGTCGTGATGGGCCCCGGGCCCGGCGACCCGCGCGACGCGCACCACCCGAAGATCGCGCACCTGCGGGCCGCGGTCGACACGCTCCTCGCGGAGCACCGGCCGTTCCTCGCGGTCTGCCTGAGCCACCAGGTGCTCAGCACCCGCCTCGGCTTCCCGCTGCGCCGCCGCGAGCAGCCCAACCAGGGCGTGCAGCGGGAGATCGAGCTGTTCGGGCGGCGCGAACGCGTCGGCTTCTACAACACCTTCGCCGCGCAGAGCGCCGCCGACACCGTCGAGGTGCCCGGCATCGGCACGGTCGAGGTGTGCCGGGAGGCGGAGACCGGCGAGGTGCACGCGCTGCGCGGGCCCGGCTTCCGCTCGATGCAGTTCCACGCCGAGTCGGTGCTCACCGAGGACGGCGTCCGCATCGTCGCCGACGCCCTGTCCGGACTGCTCAGCGAGCAGCTCGTATGA
- a CDS encoding AtaL-like protein: MLTLSWTRPVVRAGQSGSPGPTRESLWRALLHKAEFPTGYVPAITQCRINERYPDGFLREIRRGNATFLQRVVPEESAGRITYRHLDDTDIAEIRNEIGKDADGRLTLTLSITLTERPAAAVLAGNTYLRDLDADFHATLDAMTEGLHRAMMHADAEAAPHGPGGS; this comes from the coding sequence ATGCTGACGCTTTCATGGACCCGACCGGTAGTCCGCGCAGGTCAGAGCGGGTCTCCCGGCCCCACGAGGGAGAGCCTGTGGCGGGCTCTGCTACACAAGGCGGAGTTTCCCACCGGATATGTTCCCGCCATTACGCAATGCCGGATCAACGAGCGCTACCCCGACGGATTCCTGCGGGAAATCCGGCGCGGGAACGCGACGTTCCTGCAGCGGGTCGTCCCCGAGGAGAGCGCCGGCCGCATTACCTACCGGCACCTGGACGACACCGACATCGCGGAGATACGCAACGAGATCGGCAAGGACGCCGACGGCCGCCTCACCCTGACGCTGAGCATCACCCTGACCGAGCGCCCGGCGGCGGCGGTGCTCGCCGGGAACACCTATCTGCGGGACCTCGACGCCGACTTCCACGCCACGCTGGACGCCATGACGGAGGGCCTGCACCGGGCCATGATGCACGCGGACGCGGAGGCGGCCCCCCACGGCCCGGGCGGGTCGTGA
- a CDS encoding SDR family oxidoreductase, with protein MSERFDGKVVLVTGGGEGIGRAAALAFARLGGLVVVAGRHPETLEGTVKLIRDAGGLADSVVADVSDATAGFGAGAVHAVAETVRRHGGLHVAFNNTTELGPAQPVADIDEAAWAQNLTANLTGVWLSMKHEIAHMEGAGGGVIVNTASNIGAQGMLPGLGAYAASTAAVSAVTRTAAREYASRGVRINAISPCPLGRGASVEEIADTVVWLCSDAAAYIVGHDLVLDRKTGE; from the coding sequence ATGTCTGAACGCTTCGACGGCAAGGTCGTCCTCGTCACCGGCGGGGGCGAGGGAATCGGCCGTGCCGCGGCGCTCGCCTTCGCCCGGCTCGGCGGACTCGTCGTGGTGGCAGGCCGCCACCCCGAGACCCTGGAGGGAACGGTCAAGCTGATCCGCGACGCGGGCGGCCTCGCCGACAGCGTCGTCGCCGACGTCTCCGACGCCACCGCCGGGTTCGGGGCAGGTGCGGTGCACGCCGTCGCCGAGACGGTCCGCCGCCACGGCGGGCTGCACGTCGCCTTCAACAACACCACCGAGCTGGGCCCCGCCCAGCCGGTCGCCGACATCGACGAAGCCGCCTGGGCGCAGAACCTGACCGCGAACCTGACCGGTGTGTGGCTGTCGATGAAGCACGAGATCGCCCACATGGAGGGCGCCGGCGGCGGCGTCATCGTCAACACCGCCAGCAACATCGGCGCCCAGGGCATGCTGCCCGGGCTCGGCGCGTACGCGGCCTCCACCGCCGCCGTCAGCGCCGTCACGCGGACCGCCGCCCGCGAGTACGCCTCCCGCGGCGTCCGCATCAACGCCATCAGCCCCTGCCCGCTCGGCCGGGGGGCCAGCGTCGAGGAGATCGCCGACACCGTCGTCTGGCTCTGCTCCGACGCCGCCGCGTACATCGTCGGGCACGACCTGGTGCTCGACCGCAAGACCGGCGAGTGA